The segment GACCCGCTGTCTTGGCTGGACGTGAAGGAGGCCGAGAACGGCGAGGCGTTCGTCCGAGGTCACGTATACATCGCACCTGTGGGCATGCACCTGCGGTTCTGGCGGGACGGCACCGGCCCCCGGTGCCGTCTGGATGCGGACTCCACCGGCTCGGTGCACGTGCCGTGCGTCGATTTCATGTTCACCTCGGCGGCCGAGGTCTTCGGCAGTCGGACGCTCGGCGTGCTCCTCACCGGCCTCGGCGCTGACGGTGCGCAGGGGCTCAAGGACCTTCGTCAGCGCGGCGCGTACACGCTCATCGAGGACCCGGCGACCGCGGTCGCCTCGAGCATGCCCGAGTCGGCGCTCCGCCTGGGAGCGGTCGTCGAGACGGTGCGCACCGATGATCTGCCGCAGGTGATCGTCCGGCGTGCGAACGGCGACTACGGCGGGTGAACGCCGCACGTCCGTGCATGTGTTCTGACCTGCGGATATACTCTTCCCAGCACCGCGGCACACACAGGAAGGCGCATCCATGAAGCCGCTCGTCTCGATCGTCGTCCCGATGTTCAACGAAGAGGACAACGCGCCGGTCACGCTCAAAGCAGTGGCCGACGCGCTTACAGCCGAAGGCTGGACGTACGAGCTCCACCCGGTGAGCGACGGATCCACAGACAAGACCGCCGCGGTGCTCGCCCGGCTTGCGGCGAGCGACCCGCACATCGAGCCGGTGGCATACCCCAAGAATCGCGGCCGCGGCTACGCGCTTCGGCAGGGCTTTGCAGCGGCACGCGGCACGTACACGGCCTCGCTCGACGCGGACCTCAGCTACTCGGCCGACCACGCGGTGCGCATGGTCAAGATACTCATCGAGCGTCCCGAGGTGGACGTGGTGCTCGGCAGCCAGTGGATGCCGGGCGGCACGACCGAGAACGTACCGTTCATTCGCGCGTTCCTGTCCCGCGGCGGCAACGTGATCCTCAGGTGGGCGTACGGCGGCCAGATCTACACCTCCACGAGCGTGTGCCGGGCCTACCGCACGCCGGTGCTGAAGTCGCTCGACCTGGTGGCCGAGGACAAGGAGATCCACCTCGAGATCCTTTCGAAGGCGATCGCGCTTGGCTACACCGTGGTTGAGATGCCGGCCACGCTGGCGGCGCGCACGAAGGGCAAGTCGAAGTTCCGGCCCAAGCGCACCATCCTGAGCCACCTGTTCTTCAGCGTGCTCGCGCGGCCGATGACGCTCTTCTCGGTCTTCGGCCTGGCGCTCATCGTCAGCGCGCTCGCGGTGGGGGTCTATCTGCTCACCGAGTTTGCAGCCGGCACCCTCAACCCCGAGCGGCCGCTCATGACGATCATGGTGCTGCTGTTCGTGGCGGGCGGCATCCTCTTCAGCTTCTCGCTGCTCGCGGCGCAGATCATCGAGCAGCGGCGCGCGATGATCCGCCTCCACGCCGAGGTGAAGGGGCTGCGGCAGGACCTCGAGGGGCGAGAGAGCCAAGCCGATGACGGCAGCTAGGCCCGGTGGGCCGGCGCCGTGGCGATGGCCACCCAGTTCACTCCGAGACGGGTCCGAGCCAGTGCGCGCTGCGCGAGGATGGCAGGCGCGAGCGTGATCCGGTTGAACAACAGCCCGTAGAGCGCATCCGACAGCGGGAGTGCCCGATGCAGGCCGCTTTCCGCGGTTCGCTCCTCGGGCGATGCCGCCTCGAGCCCCCCGTCACCGAGGAGCCGTCGGTTCCGACGCGCCAGCAACGGCTTGCCGAGATTGGCTAGCGGCACGCCCATCGAGCGAATGGCGATGTCCTCGTATCCGGCGGCCTGAAGCGCGACGACCAGGTCGTCGTGTTCGTACCGCCTGACGTGGCCGGAGACCGCGTCCGTGTCGTCCCACAACCCCTGATGAGCCGGCGTCGACAGCACGAGGCGCCCGCCGGGAGCGAGTACCGTGCGAATCTTCCGCAAGAGGGACACGTCGTCGGCGATGTGCTCGATCACCTCGAAGGCAAAAACCGTGTTGAACGGTCCGGTGACGTCCAAGACCGTGCCGAGCGCGACCTCCACGCCCTCTGCGCCGGCCGCAGCCACACGCTCCGCTGTCCGCGCGACCGCCTGCTCCGAGGGGTCGATGGCCGTGCCGTGATACCCCCGCCGCACGAGCTCGAGGGTGAAGTCACCGGCTCCGCAGCCGAGATCGAGGAAGCGTCCGGCACCCTGCGGTCCGAGAAGCGAGAACGCGAGGTCGAAGCGCAGCACAGCGAACGGTCCGACGGCCATACTCACCGCCCCGCTTCCGCGATGAAGTCGTAGCCCTCGGCCACTTCACGCGCCACCAGAGGCCAGGTGTACCGCTCGGCCGCCGAGCGTCGTGCGCGGTCTGCGAGTCCCGCAGCCCACTCGCGGTCGGTGAGCGCCCGGTCGAGCAGCCGGGCCAGCGCCGGCACGTCGCCCGGGGCGTGCAGGGAGTCGCTTCCGCCGAGGATCTCGGCGATCGCGCCCACGCCGCTCGCGACGACGGGCGTGCCGAGTGCAGCGGCCTCGAGCGACACCACGGAGAAGCCTTCCGAGCGGCTGGGCAGCACCAGAACCCTTGCGTGTGCGATGACCTCGAGAGCCTCGGGGTGTGGGAGTGGGCCAGGGATGTGCACCCGCCCCGGCAGGCCAAGCTCGTCTACCAGTGTCTCGATCGCGTGCGCGTCGCCAGCGCCTGCGAGTGTGAGCCGCGCGCCGCCCGGAATGAGCGCGAGCGCGCGCAGGGCGTCGAACGCGCCCTTGGCCTCGGTGAGACGGCCGATGAACGCAACGCCGCTGCGTTCGTCCTCCGGCACGACGCGTTCGAGCAGCGACGGGTCGATGCCGTTACCCACGACCCGCACGCGATCGGCGGGAAGGTCGGGGACGAGACGCCGCACCGCCTCGGCCATCGCCTGGGAGACGGGGAGGACGAGTGTGGCGCGGCGGCAGGCGAACCGCAGCGCGAACCGCCATACGCCGCCCCTCTCGGCGAGTGCCACGTCGGTGCCGTGGAGGGAGAGCACCAGCAGCGTGCGGCGTCCGGCTGCGAGGCCGGCGATCGCGCCGACGGGTGCCCAGTGCGCGTGGAGCACGCTCGATCGGTGCGCGGCCTGGCGCGCGGCGCGGCCCAGGCCGATGAGGAACATCGGCAGGGCGAGTGCGGCGACCGGGTTGCTGCGCAGTACGTGCGGGATGCCGAGTGCGCTGTAGCCGAGCACCTCGGCGCGCTGCGGAAGGTAGCGGAAACGACGGACTTCGATATCGCCGAGGTCTTCGTGCTCGGTCAGGCCGGCCGCGTGCGGCGCCACGACTGTGACGCACCATCCCGTCTTGGCCACAGCGCGTGCAAGCGAATCGATGAACGTGCCCATACCGTCACCGGCATGACGCGGGAAGACGGTGGTGAGCATGGTGACCGAGCGCTCGCCGACGGCGCCCGCCGCCCAGCGATGCTCGCCGACGGTTGCGTAGAGCACGAGTCCAACGAGCGGCGGGAGCAGCGTGAGCCCGAGCTGGCCGATTGCCGCGTGCGCGGCGGTCTGCGCGGCGACCCCGTGCGCCACGAGCATGGCGGCGAGCGTGGCTTGCGATACGCCGATGCCCGCGAGCGAGATTGGGAGCAGCGTGGCGAGCGTCATCAGCGGCCCGATGGTGAGCATCGCGGTCGGGGAGATCTCGGCGCCCATCGCGCGCGAGATCGCGAAGACCATCGCGTACGTCAGCACCCAACCCATCGCGGACAGCGCGAGCACGCCCAACAGCAGGGTGCGAGGCACCTGAATCGCCGCGGCGATCTTCTCGTCGCTCACATCAGCGCGGACGGCGACCACGCGCGTCACCAACCGCCAGGGGATGAGCCGTGGCATGAAGATCACAAGCGTGGTGACCGCGCACAGCGCCGCCGCCACCGCTGCGAGCGCTGTGCTGCCAGCGGCAAGACCGCCGGCGATTGCCATCGCGCTCACAGCGGCGAGCGAGGTGAGCTTGTCGATCACAGAACTCGCGACCAGATGCTCGGGTGCCTCGAGCGCCTTGCCCGCGATGTGTGCCTTGAACAGCTCGCCCGTCCAGCTCGGCATCACCAGTGCCGCGGCGCTGCCGACGAGCGTGAGGTAGGCGGCCTGGGGGAAGGTGACCAGTGATTCACTGTGGTTGGTGAGCAGCATGAAGCTCGTGATGCGCACGGTGGCGCCGAGCACAAGCGCCCCCAGCGCGATCGTGATCCACGCGGGGTCGGCAACGCTCAAGGCTTCGGGCACATCGCGCCACCTGACCCGGGTGGCAAGCGCGCCCAGCACCGCAAGCGAGAGGACGAGGCGGATCGCGTAGCCTGCGACCTTACGGCGCATCAGGGTCTCCCAGAGCATCCTCGAATACCGCGGCGATGAGCGCTTGCTCGTCGGTGTTCTCGGTGAGGAACGCGTGCCAGACCAGGTTGTAGCCGATCCAGTACACACGGCCCTTGCCGATCTGACGCATCGCTACCGCCGGCCGCCCGCCGACGGTGGCGAGCACGCTGATCTCCGAGGTGCCCGGCAGGGTGGTGTAGTCGGCGCCGTACCAGGGCGATCCGTCCTCATCAAGAAACGGGCTTGCATCCATCCCGGACAGGCGTGGCTCGAGCTCCACGAGTGCGTCGCCGACCTCGATCGATGCGTTCTCGGCCATCTCCTGCCTGCGGATCACCGTGTCGAACATCACGGTGTTCGCGAGGTCGTATGGCAGCTCCCCGAGGTTCTCGGAGGCGTCGATGATCACCGCGCCGCCGTTGCGCACGTAGTCGAGGAGCGCCGCCTCGCCGTCGGCGCGCTCGCGCCAGCGCACGCCGTAGACCGCCACCGCGTCGTAGGCGGCAAGTTCCTCGGCGGTCATCGAGTCCAGGAACGCCGTGCCCTCCCAGCCGTAGCGGCCCGAGTCGCCGTCGAGGTAGAAGGTGTATCCGGTCACCGTCTCGAGGTAGTTGTCCCACGCCTTGCCGAGGTAGAGCACGTGCGGCAGTTCCTCGGGGGCCGACTCGACGCGCCGCAGCACCGTGGCGCCACCGCCGGTCTGCACGGCCTCGAACCCATCGAAGGTGCGGCTGCGCAGCGTCACGTAGTAGTCGACCGGCACCTTGTCGAGCGCGTGCTGCCGGGCTTCGTCGTCGTTGTAGAAGGGCATGGGTCGCGCGGGGATGCGCGCATACCATGCCGTAAGCGGCCAGACGTCCGAGAAGACCGCCGCCTCGGCGATCCCGTCCTGATGCGAGAGCCACAGCGCGGTTTCGCGCGCGGCCTGGACTGTGCGGTTCGCCTCGCTGGATGTACCCAGCATGGCAGCCGCAATCGCGATCGCCACGAGCACACCGAGTCCCACAGGCGCGCCGAACCGAAGCCATGCGCGCATCCCGGCATCCTCGGGCACGTCCTCCTCGCGCGTGAGCGTGCGGCGGATGTCGACCATGAACATCTGCCAGCCGTAGAGAATCACAAAGACGAGGCCGGGCAGCATGGCAACGAGGTAGCGGGCCACCTGCACGGTCTGGTGTCCGTACGCGTCGAAGTAGATGAGCAGCCACGCGAGCATCGCCGCGAGCGGTGCCGAGGACGCTGTCACGCGTCGGCCCCGCTCGTCTTCCTCGTAGGGCGCCAGCGCGTGCCAGATCGCGTAGACAGCGATCGCAATCGTGACCTGGCGTGTCACGAGGCCACCCGCGATCTGGGCGAGCACCGCAGGTATCGTGAGGAGCACCGCCATCAGGAGTCGTGATGGTCTCGGCTTGTGAGTGCGCAGGAACGAGACCGTGCCGAGCAAGGTGCCCAGGAACGCGACCAGCAAGATGAGCACGCCCATCAAGACGAGCTTCTCACCTGCGAGATGGCCCGGGAGTTCGGTCAGGTACCACATCGCGGAGGACCGCACCGCGCCCTCACCGTCAGGTGCGCTGATGTTCTCAGAGACCCCGAAGGCGAGGATGAATGGGAAGAGCACGTCACCGAAGCGCTCGGCGTAGAAGCGTGCGGCCGGCAGGTAGCTTGCGATCGCGAGGACGACGCCCCCGGCGATCTGTTTCGCCTGATGGAACGGTCGCCAGCGCAGCGCCACCCAGATGAGCGCGGGGAACAGCGCGAGCAGTGCCGTGTACCGGGTCATCGTGGCCGCGACGAACAGGGGTCCGGCGAGCAGATACCACCACGGACTGTCCTCGGTGGCCTTCATGCATGACCACAAGAGCCACATCGAGAGCGCCACCGACGGGAAGTCCGTGTAGCCGCTGCCCAGGTACGCCCACAGCGGCGCCACGCCGAGGAACATGAGCGCCCCGACGCCAGACAGCAGCGGCCGGAAGCGGCGTCGCGCGATGAGGTAGAAGGCGATGATGCCGGCGAAGCTGAGGAGGCCATCCATCCACTGGATGACCCACTCCTCGAGCGGCGCGCCGAGCGCGAACGCCGCAGCGGTGAGCAGCGACAGCGCCGGGGGACGGTGCAGCTCGGTGTAGCCGTAGCCCTTGCCCGCGAACTCGGCAGCGTTGGCAAGGAACGCGTAGGTGTCCCATCCCGGTCCCGTCGAGGTGGACGCCATGACCTTGAACGTGATCACCGCCGCCGCGATGAGGGCGACCGCCGAAAGCGTGATCGCACCATCCCGCGTGGGGCGGTTGAGCCGCCTCACGGGCCGCACCTAGCCGCTCCTCCGTACCGTGTCGAACCAGCGCACGATGAGCACGTACCCGAAGAGCAGTGGTGCCACGAGCGTCGTCACGATCCGCACGGTGCGCATCCATGACGCCAGGAACATACCGAAGAGGCCCGTCGCGATCTCGATCGACCGCAGCTGGAGACGGCGGAAGTCCTTCGTGGTCTGCTGCACGGGGCCGGGCATGGTCCACTGCTGCTTCTCCGTGAGCGTAACGAGGAATCCCGAGAAGCGGAAGTGGAACACCGCGAACCGGTAGAAGGGCAGACCGATGAGCGCCCACAGGCTGCGTTCGATCCGGTTCTTCGTGTGCTCGTCGCTGAACGAGAACACGGCAAGCGTGTTCACGACTTCGAGGCCCAGATAGAAGATGTACATCCCGATTGCAGCGAGTGCTACGACCCGCATCGGGTACCCGAGCAGGGGGAAGAAGAGCAGCAGTGGCGCCCAGATGAGACGGGGGAATGCGAGGGTGTGGTCGAAGACGAGCATCTTCGGCAGCGCGAAGCGGCCAAGTCGGCCGTGTTTCTTGGTGCCGATCATGTCCTGGTTGAGGCCGCAGACCTCCATCTGACCGCGCGACCACCGGGCCCGCTGCGCGTAGAGGCTGTCCCACTCCACCACCGGCTCGAGGTAGACGCGCGCGTCTTCGACGAAGCCGATGTGCACGCCTTTGCGGTGCAGGTCGAAGGTGAGCAGCGTGTCCTCGGAGACCGTGGTGTTGGCGTACGAGAAGCCGGCGCCCACCATGCTCCGCCGGAACGCCGAGCACGCACCCGCGAGCGTGTACATGGTGTCCGAGAGCGACTGCGCGCGCCGGCCGAGGTCGAAAGACGCGAGGTACTCCAGGAACTGCGAGCGGGCGAGGAAGCTCTGCATCGGGCCGAGCTTCATCGTCTCGATGTCGCCGTTCTCGTCGAGAAGCAGGTTGCCATCCCGGTCGCGCGCCTCGAGCATTTCCCAGTCGATCTCGATGTTGCCGGTAGCGGCGCCCATCTCGGGCTTGCGCACGAATGCGACGGCGATCGCGCGGATGGCGTTGGGGGCGAGCACCACGTCGCTGTCGATGTTGACGATGATGTCGCCGGAGCTGGCCGCGATGCCGGCGTTGAGCGCGTGTGCCTTGCCCTGGTGCCCGTTCTTGATGAGCGCGAGCGTTCCCCTGTATGGACCCACCTGGATCGGCGTGCCGCGCAGCAGGAACGTGCCGTGGCCGTTGCCGTCGTAGTGGTGGTTGCCGTTGACGTGCTCTTCCACCCGGTCGGCCGTGTCGTCGGTCGAGCCGTCGTCGATGACGATGATCTCGAGCTTGTCGTGCGGGTAGTCCTGCGCCTTGACCGAGTTGAGACACCGGTCGATGACCGCGGACTCATTGTGCGCCGGCACGATCACGCTCACGGTGGGCAGGTCGTCGTAGTGGACCGGCTCCTCCTTCGCGCGCTCGCGCTTGCGCGCCGACACGCGGATGAGGCGCGCAAGCGCCTCGGCACCGTCCACGAGCACCGGCGTGATGAGCCACACGCCCCAGATGAGCAGGAACGTCCAGATGCTACTCATCGGCGATCGCCTCGCGCAGGTCGGCGCCGATCCAGTTCACGGTCGGTCGGGTGATCAGCCACCAGTAGAGCACCACCGTGCCGACGAAGAAGAGCACCCGGCCGAACACCGCATGCGCGGCGAAAACCCAGTCGGTGCCGAACGCGTTGATGAGCACTACGATCAACATGATGCGCGCGATGTTCACGGCGTAGGTCACGGCCGTGCCGATGAGCACTGAAGAGACCTTCCGGCCTGCGCTGAACGCCGGATAGAACGCCACCAGTCCGATGATCGCCGACATCTCGAGCAGCGCCGAGCACTCGATGCCCACATCGAAGACCGCCCAGCCGGTGTGGTTGGGGATCGCGAGTCCGGTCTTGCCGAGCAGGGAGAGCGCGATGCCCGTGAAGTTGGCGATGCCCACGGCCTGGCGCGCCTCGAGGGCCTCGAGTGCGGTGTCGAAGCCGAGAAAGGATGCCCAGAAGAGCACCACCAGCACGAAGCCCAGGCCGCCGGTGAGGTAGAAGGTCAGCCAGCGGCGCGAACGCCGAAGGGCGAGGGTGAGGCCCGCCCACGCGAGCGTTCCGAGGATCAGCAGGCCGATGTTCACATCCACTGCTGCTCACCACCCTCGCCGCGCCGGCGGCGCCAGAGCGCCCATGCCGCGCCGCCGATGGTGAGGCCGAAGAGCGGCCAGCCGAGGGTGGGGATCGAGTAGAACTCGGTGGTCTTCCGGTCGATCTCGATGCCGTCCTGGGTGCGCCAGACCGCCGTCACGCGGTACGTCCCCTGGTTGGGGAAGAGCGAGTTGCTGACCGTCCACGGTGCGGCCTCGGTCCAGGTGCCGCCGCCTGCCACGTCGATGTCGTAGGTGGTGTGCGTGGGGTCGATCGGGTCCAGGCCGTCCCAGGTTACCGGCCCCCCGCTCGGGCCGATGTAGACGTCGCCCGCCCCAAACGCGCCGTTACCGTTGGAGTCCCACCAGATGAGGTAGGTCATGAGCGAGTCGGTGATCGCCGAGGTATTGTGGTTGACCGCCGATGAGGTGATTTCGACCTCGTCGCCCACGCTCGGCGCGTCGGTGGCCGAGAGCGCGGTGATCTCGGCGTCGAACGTGACCGTGAAGTACACGGTCTCGAGCAGCGTGCCCCCCGAGGTGTAGACCGCAACCGACCAGTCGTCATCGGGCAGCTGACCCTCGAGGGAGGTGTACTCGTCGAACGCGGCGCCCTGGGTGTCGACCTTGCGGGTCGAGCTCGTACGTACGAGGTTCCCTGCACCGTCGCGCCACTCGAAGTACACGTTGCTTCCGGGGTCTAGTCCGGTCGCCTTGGCGTAGATGGTCCCGCCGAGGACGAACGTGTCCTCCTGGTTGACGAAGCCGCCATCGGCGAAGGTCGAGAGGCCGCGCACGGTCGTACGGTCGGTGGCCGAGTCGGTGTAGGTGGTGCCGCCCGTGGTGGTCGTGGCAGTGACGATCGTGTCATCCACGGTGTTGATCGGGGTGCCTGCCGGTACCTGGAGGCGGACGATGATGTCCTCGGTGTCTCCGTAGGGGCCGACCGTGACCTGCGTGATGGGCGTGACGCCGTCTGCGGCGAAGAAGGAGGCCGGCCACCCCTGCGATGAGACATAGCTGAGGGTCACGTCGCGCTCGATCGGCCAGCTGTTCGTGATGGTGTGGGTGTACTGCACGAACGTGTTGGCGCCGGCGAACCCCGAGTTTTCCGGAGTGATGGAGAGTCCGTCCGCCACGGTGGTGGTGCCGGTCGCGCTGCTCGTGGCCGCGGGATTCCCCTGCATCGTGGCGCGCAGTCGCGTGATGTCCTGGTCGCCGGTGCTCGCGCTCAGAGGTACGGTCACCTGCACCTTCACGATGGCAGACTCGCCCGCATTCAGCGCGACGGTGCTGATCGGGTTGCCGAGCGCATCCGTCATCGTGCTCGGCCAGCCCAGTGTGGAGGTGCGGGAGAGATCGAATACGCCGTACACCCCGGTGTTGTTCTGCACGGTGAACGTGTATTCGATCGTCTGCCCCGGTGCCATCGTGCCGACCTGGTCAGGGGAGACCGTCACGAGCCCGACGCGCGTGGCGTCGGTAGCCGAGTCGCTCACGCCCGGGTCGGACTGCGCTGTCGCGGACAGCGTGGTGACGTCCTGGGTGCCGTTGATCGCCCCTCCGGGGATGGTCACGTTCACCAGCACGGTCGTGCTCGCATCCCGGGCAAGCGTGACGCTCGAGACCGGGGTGCCGCCCGCATCGGTTATCGTGACGCTCCAGCCGAGCGACGAGAGTGCCGCAAGGTCGAACGTCTCGGTGACGTTGCCGTTGTTGGTGATGGTGTGCGTGTAGGTCACGGTGGAGCCTGCCGTGCCGCCGCCGCTGTTATCGGGAGACACAGTGACGCCGCGATTGAGGATGTACATGATCGGCTCGACGTTGTCCTCGACCTGGCCGCGATCCTCCTCGAGATACCGGCCGCCACCGATGCTCTTGTACGTGACGCTCGGCTTGTTCCTCACGCCCCACGATGAACCGTTGCCGGCGGCAAAGTGGACCGCGAACGGGTGCCCGGGCTCCACCCCCAGGTCGCTCCACGCCACGCGCGCCTCACACTCGATGCCATCGCCGTTGGGCGAGAGGTACCCGTCCATGGTCTTGAGCGGCACGTCGTAGCCGTGCACCTTGCCCGCGTAACCGTCAGGGGTCTCGCCGTCGCCTGTAGGCACGCCGATTCGGTGCGTGTCGCGCATCGGGTCGCCCTCGGGATGGTAGAGAACGCCCTGATTGTTGTGCGCCTGGTGGTAGTGGAGGATCTCCGCACCACCGTTGGCGTATGACGCATAGGGGCCACCGGTCGAGACCGTCCAGACGACGACCTTGTCACCGTCCTGCAGGAGGCCGTCGCCCTCGTAGTCCAGATACGCGCCGAAGGTGATCGCCTTCGTGCCGCCCGCTGTGCGTCGCCATGAGAAGTAGAGATACTCCTCGTCGTAGGTGGTACCCACGAGGTAGACGTCGCGGTCCGGCTGCCCCGGCCAGTCGGGGTCGTCGGGCAGCTGGGTATCGGCGACCACGTTGTCCGGGTCGGCGCGCACCCCGATCCAGTCGCTGAAGTCCCCGTCGATCGCGATGGTTGTGGTGGTGAATGCGGCGCCGGGCGAGGGCAGCACCAGGAGGTTCGCGAGGAGCGTCACCACCATGAGGGTGCGCGCAACCACGCCACGCCGGCCGTGGTCAGCCGACACGGCACGCCGGACATGCCGTCGTGTACCGTGCTGTCGCATTCCCCGCTCCCGTGCGCCTGGAGTCGATGGCGGCCCCGCGGCCACATCCGCCCCGCCTGACTCAGGGGCTTCCCACTCCAATTGCCTTTGAGTGAATGTTCGATGCGAACATCAGGCCACTCAACGCGCTCAGCAGGTCGAAATGGTGAACGATGCTGTCTGGAGTGCGAAAGCTGCGTTAAGGCTACCTGATACCGCCTGGGTATACCATGGCGGCGGCGGTCACAGCCGTTTGCGCGAGCGAGAGACAAACTCCTCGACGGCGTTCATCTCCTGCACCCAGGAGGCCACCGATGAGGTCGCTTCCTCGAGCCGAATCCTCGTGCGCTCGACGTCGGTGACATCCCGGAGCACGGTTGCGGTGCCGACCATGCCGCCGCTGGCGTCGCGCAGCGGCCAGGCGCGCGCGTCGATACGGCGTCCGGCCGGGGTCTCGAGCATCGCAGTAACCTCGCCCCGCGTTCCTGCCCCGCCGGCTCCGAGCAACCCGAGGCCCGACCACCCCGTGAGCGCTTCTTCGAGGCGGAGTCCCTGCAGATCCTGTGGGTTGGCTGCGCCGAGCAGGTCCCGTGCGGCGTGATTCGCGTCGGCGATCCGCCCGGACAGATCGAAGACGAGATGGGCGTCGGGCGTGCTGTCGAACATCTCGGCGCGGCCGACCGGGACCGCCGCGAGGAACTGAAGCCGCTCGATGGCGAACGCAACGACTCCCATCGCCACGCCCGTGGACATCGCCGGATACAGGCCCGGTGGCCACTCGGACAGGGACATGAAGACGCTGTACGTTGCGATCTGCGCCACGAGTGCGATGACGAGCGCGATGCTCTGCGTGCGGTAGAGCCCCCGGCTGCGATAGGCCGCGATGACGAACAGCAGCGTTGCCGGTGCGAACGCCGCCACCCCCAGAATGATCGTGGCGGTGTAAAGCGGCCCACGCGTGAGGATGAGGATGTCTGTCTGAGGATCAAGGGCTATGGAGGTCCAGAACCACCCGTGGAGAGGGTTCGTGGCAGCCGCGACCATCAGCAGCGCCGGCACGACGAGCAGCACGGCAGTGAGTGCTCGCGACGCGCGAAAGCCACGGATGCAGTACTCCAGCGCGAACAGGAACCAGAGTGCACCCTGGTAGACGCCGATCGCGCTCACATATGCCCAGATAGTGCGTGCCTCGACCGAGAGGGGCATGTGGGTCAGCGCATTGGCGAACATCCACACCGCGCTCATGCCGGCGAGCAGCACGAGCCATCGGCTGCCGGGCGCGCGGATGTGCCGCCGGGCGAGCACCATGCCGTAGACCGCGACGAGGCCGGAGGCGATGTAGACATAGCGTGCGAGCGCCGCAGGCGAGTACTCGATCACAGGCGCTTCTCACACTCGTCCGCGGCGAGGGGAAGTCGGATGACGAAGCGGCTGCCCGTGCCGGCCGTGCTGGTGAGCGAGAGACTCCCGCCCGCGCGCTGAAGCAGATACTGCGTCACGGCGAGCCCCACGCCTGAGCCACTGACGTCGTCCGCGTTGCTGCCGCGAACGAACTCGGTGCCGATTGTCTCGATCTCGTCTTCCGGGATGCCGATGCCAGTGTCCTCGACCGCGATCTCCACGCTCTCGTCATCGCGTGCACACGTCACCCGGATACTGCCGTCGAACGTGAACTTGACCGCGTTGTGGAGCACGTTGCCGAGGACGCGCTCGATCGCGCCCTGCGCGGCGCACACGGGCAGCGGGCCCTCGTCGGCGAACTCGAGGGTGAGGTCCAGCCCCTTCGCACTCGCCGCCGAGCGGTGAGCGTCCACGGTACGGATCAGCGCCTCCCGGACGTCGATCGCCGCATGCTCGAACGCCGCGGCGTTCTCGCCGGCATCTCCCACAGCGTAGAGCGCCTGCGCGATCGCCGTCAGGTTGCGTGCCGATTCGGCGATGAGGCGACACGTCTCCGCCTGATCGGGCTCCATCGGGCCGAACTCGCCAGCGGCGAGCGCCTCGCTCGAACGAAGGATGGAGGCGAGCGGCGACTTGAAGTCGTGACCGATGCCGCGGATGAGACGACTCTGCTGTTCGTAGGCGAGCTTCACTTGCTCGAGAAGCGCTTCGATCT is part of the Coriobacteriia bacterium genome and harbors:
- a CDS encoding CheB methylesterase domain-containing protein, with amino-acid sequence MTSAAATTVPLGGFPAAAVVIGASTGGPPVVEHILRALPADFPAPVAICQHISPGFVEQWAERLDPLSWLDVKEAENGEAFVRGHVYIAPVGMHLRFWRDGTGPRCRLDADSTGSVHVPCVDFMFTSAAEVFGSRTLGVLLTGLGADGAQGLKDLRQRGAYTLIEDPATAVASSMPESALRLGAVVETVRTDDLPQVIVRRANGDYGG
- a CDS encoding glycosyltransferase; this encodes MKPLVSIVVPMFNEEDNAPVTLKAVADALTAEGWTYELHPVSDGSTDKTAAVLARLAASDPHIEPVAYPKNRGRGYALRQGFAAARGTYTASLDADLSYSADHAVRMVKILIERPEVDVVLGSQWMPGGTTENVPFIRAFLSRGGNVILRWAYGGQIYTSTSVCRAYRTPVLKSLDLVAEDKEIHLEILSKAIALGYTVVEMPATLAARTKGKSKFRPKRTILSHLFFSVLARPMTLFSVFGLALIVSALAVGVYLLTEFAAGTLNPERPLMTIMVLLFVAGGILFSFSLLAAQIIEQRRAMIRLHAEVKGLRQDLEGRESQADDGS
- a CDS encoding class I SAM-dependent methyltransferase, giving the protein MAVGPFAVLRFDLAFSLLGPQGAGRFLDLGCGAGDFTLELVRRGYHGTAIDPSEQAVARTAERVAAAGAEGVEVALGTVLDVTGPFNTVFAFEVIEHIADDVSLLRKIRTVLAPGGRLVLSTPAHQGLWDDTDAVSGHVRRYEHDDLVVALQAAGYEDIAIRSMGVPLANLGKPLLARRNRRLLGDGGLEAASPEERTAESGLHRALPLSDALYGLLFNRITLAPAILAQRALARTRLGVNWVAIATAPAHRA
- a CDS encoding lysylphosphatidylglycerol synthase domain-containing protein, whose protein sequence is MRRKVAGYAIRLVLSLAVLGALATRVRWRDVPEALSVADPAWITIALGALVLGATVRITSFMLLTNHSESLVTFPQAAYLTLVGSAAALVMPSWTGELFKAHIAGKALEAPEHLVASSVIDKLTSLAAVSAMAIAGGLAAGSTALAAVAAALCAVTTLVIFMPRLIPWRLVTRVVAVRADVSDEKIAAAIQVPRTLLLGVLALSAMGWVLTYAMVFAISRAMGAEISPTAMLTIGPLMTLATLLPISLAGIGVSQATLAAMLVAHGVAAQTAAHAAIGQLGLTLLPPLVGLVLYATVGEHRWAAGAVGERSVTMLTTVFPRHAGDGMGTFIDSLARAVAKTGWCVTVVAPHAAGLTEHEDLGDIEVRRFRYLPQRAEVLGYSALGIPHVLRSNPVAALALPMFLIGLGRAARQAAHRSSVLHAHWAPVGAIAGLAAGRRTLLVLSLHGTDVALAERGGVWRFALRFACRRATLVLPVSQAMAEAVRRLVPDLPADRVRVVGNGIDPSLLERVVPEDERSGVAFIGRLTEAKGAFDALRALALIPGGARLTLAGAGDAHAIETLVDELGLPGRVHIPGPLPHPEALEVIAHARVLVLPSRSEGFSVVSLEAAALGTPVVASGVGAIAEILGGSDSLHAPGDVPALARLLDRALTDREWAAGLADRARRSAAERYTWPLVAREVAEGYDFIAEAGR
- a CDS encoding glycosyltransferase family 39 protein, which encodes MRPVRRLNRPTRDGAITLSAVALIAAAVITFKVMASTSTGPGWDTYAFLANAAEFAGKGYGYTELHRPPALSLLTAAAFALGAPLEEWVIQWMDGLLSFAGIIAFYLIARRRFRPLLSGVGALMFLGVAPLWAYLGSGYTDFPSVALSMWLLWSCMKATEDSPWWYLLAGPLFVAATMTRYTALLALFPALIWVALRWRPFHQAKQIAGGVVLAIASYLPAARFYAERFGDVLFPFILAFGVSENISAPDGEGAVRSSAMWYLTELPGHLAGEKLVLMGVLILLVAFLGTLLGTVSFLRTHKPRPSRLLMAVLLTIPAVLAQIAGGLVTRQVTIAIAVYAIWHALAPYEEDERGRRVTASSAPLAAMLAWLLIYFDAYGHQTVQVARYLVAMLPGLVFVILYGWQMFMVDIRRTLTREEDVPEDAGMRAWLRFGAPVGLGVLVAIAIAAAMLGTSSEANRTVQAARETALWLSHQDGIAEAAVFSDVWPLTAWYARIPARPMPFYNDDEARQHALDKVPVDYYVTLRSRTFDGFEAVQTGGGATVLRRVESAPEELPHVLYLGKAWDNYLETVTGYTFYLDGDSGRYGWEGTAFLDSMTAEELAAYDAVAVYGVRWRERADGEAALLDYVRNGGAVIIDASENLGELPYDLANTVMFDTVIRRQEMAENASIEVGDALVELEPRLSGMDASPFLDEDGSPWYGADYTTLPGTSEISVLATVGGRPAVAMRQIGKGRVYWIGYNLVWHAFLTENTDEQALIAAVFEDALGDPDAP